In a genomic window of Sardina pilchardus chromosome 20, fSarPil1.1, whole genome shotgun sequence:
- the LOC134067883 gene encoding N-acetyltransferase family 8 member 3-like isoform X1, translated as MMEYSLREYRDSDYAVVREVYSTGFREHSGAIFLMVLRRLRVQAVLLAVFLTLLELSGSLLSAVLGVSGALLAIRASVQCLLEQGIRLGLSEDLQNIRASYMDPGRVARFWVAEVQGILVGTVAILPCLEERGAWELKRITVLKRSRGRGIGKALCQTALEFAAIHGVERVVLFTSVAQSDAHRLYDSLGFKKETEFVWPSLPARLVNFLVYKYAYKVVVRTKQMLISN; from the coding sequence aTGATGGAGTATTCTCTGCGAGAGTACCGGGACTCTGACTACGCTGTGGTTCGTGAGGTGTACTCCACGGGGTTCAGAGAACACAGCGGCGCCATCTTCCTGATGGTCCTTCGGAGACTCCGGGTCCAGGCGGTTCTGTTGGCTGTGTTCCTCACCCTGCTGGAGCTCTCTGGCTCCCTCCTGTCAGCAGTGCTGGGGGTCTCCGGGGCCTTGTTGGCCATTCGGGCGTCCGTGCAGTGCCTGCTCGAGCAAGGCATACGCCTGGGCCTCAGCGAGGACCTCCAGAACATCCGTGCGTCCTACATGGATCCCGGCCGAGTTGCCCGCTTCTGGGTGGCAGAGGTGCAGGGGATCCTGGTGGGTACTGTGGCCATCCTTCCCtgcctggaggagagaggggcctGGGAGCTAAAGAGGATCACGGTGCTCAAGAGATCCAGGGGGCGAGGCATTGGCAAGGCTCTCTGCCAAACTGCCTTGGAGTTTGCAGCTATTCACGGCGTGGAAAGGGTGGTGCTGTTCACCTCCGTGGCCCAGTCAGATGCGCACAGACTCTATGATAGTCTGGGCTTCAAGAAGGAGACAGAGTTTGTGTGGCCATCATTGCCGGCCAGGCTTGTTAATTTCCTGGTATATAAATATGCCtacaaagttgttgttagaACTAAGCAGATGTTGATCAGTAActaa